One stretch of Dokdonia sp. Hel_I_53 DNA includes these proteins:
- the rlmH gene encoding 23S rRNA (pseudouridine(1915)-N(3))-methyltransferase RlmH — MNIKLLCIGKTDDKNLQTLIDSYTKRLNHYVKYSVEIIPDLKKVKNLSEEQQKQKEGALILSKVTTFDHLILLDEKGKSFSSIDFSKFLQKKMNNSIKTLVFVIGGPYGFSEEVYKQAKGKVALSYMTFSHQMVRLFITEQIYRAFTILKGEPYHHQ, encoded by the coding sequence ATGAATATCAAACTACTTTGCATAGGAAAAACTGATGACAAAAACCTACAAACCCTCATCGATAGCTATACTAAAAGGCTTAATCATTATGTGAAATATTCTGTTGAAATCATTCCAGATTTAAAAAAGGTAAAAAACTTGAGTGAAGAGCAACAAAAACAGAAAGAAGGAGCTTTAATCCTTTCTAAAGTAACCACCTTTGACCACCTCATACTTTTGGATGAAAAAGGAAAGTCGTTTTCGAGCATTGACTTTTCTAAATTTCTACAAAAAAAAATGAATAACAGCATCAAAACGTTAGTGTTTGTGATAGGGGGACCGTATGGGTTTTCTGAAGAAGTTTACAAACAAGCAAAAGGAAAAGTAGCCCTCTCTTACATGACATTTTCTCATCAAATGGTGCGATTATTTATAACCGAACAAATTTATAGAGCCTTCACTATACTTAAAGGAGAGCCCTATCATCACCAATAA
- a CDS encoding DEAD/DEAH box helicase codes for MTFDQLGLNAPLLQAIADMGFETPSKIQEEAIPQLLAEDRDMVALAQTGTGKTAAFGFPLLQNIDENSKTTQGLIIAPTRELCLQITNEMKLYAKHMKGVRVVAVYGGANIQEQAREISRGAQIVVATPGRMQDMMRRRMVDISKLSYCVLDEADEMLNMGFYEDITNILADTPDDKLTWLFSATMPKEVARIAKEFMHNPLEITVGHKNEGAKNVSHEYFVVHTRDRYQALKRLSDANPDIFSVIFCRTKRDTQKVAEQLIEDGYNAGALHGDLSQNQRDLVMKSFRNRQIQMLVATDVAARGIDVDDITHVVNYQLPDEIETYTHRSGRTGRAGKTGTSLVIVTKSEMRKIKQLEKILGKKFEQKTIPDGKEITQVQLFHLANSIHKTEINHEIDAYLPEIEEVLKDNTKEELIKKVFSVEFTRFFNYYKKAKDLNQNAVGAAKEQSGDSTRYFINIGRKDDFDWMKLKDFLKEMTGLGQDGIYRVDCKDAFSFFNTDTEHKDKVLSLFENYQLDGRRVSVEETQGGGGGGGNRKRSSGGRSGDRKRRGSSDSFRSSRGGSDKKRSGGRRSDGDRDRKSNYGDDKGRSRSRSERQPASSERRSPGRTPDSASANKSPFSGKRRRRS; via the coding sequence ATGACATTTGATCAATTAGGCCTAAATGCGCCTTTACTACAGGCTATTGCCGACATGGGATTTGAAACTCCATCAAAAATTCAAGAAGAAGCAATCCCACAACTACTAGCAGAAGACCGTGATATGGTCGCTCTTGCGCAAACAGGAACAGGAAAAACTGCTGCTTTTGGATTCCCATTATTACAAAATATAGACGAAAATAGTAAGACTACGCAAGGTCTTATCATTGCGCCTACTCGCGAATTATGTTTACAGATTACAAACGAAATGAAGCTCTATGCAAAGCATATGAAGGGAGTTCGTGTAGTTGCCGTATACGGAGGGGCAAATATTCAAGAACAAGCACGTGAGATCTCTCGTGGTGCTCAGATTGTTGTCGCTACACCAGGTCGTATGCAAGATATGATGAGGCGTCGTATGGTAGACATTTCAAAATTGAGCTACTGTGTACTTGATGAAGCAGATGAAATGCTTAATATGGGGTTCTATGAGGATATCACAAACATACTAGCTGATACTCCAGACGATAAACTCACATGGCTTTTTAGCGCAACGATGCCTAAAGAAGTTGCTCGTATTGCTAAAGAATTTATGCATAACCCACTAGAAATAACGGTGGGTCATAAAAATGAAGGTGCAAAAAATGTATCTCATGAGTACTTTGTCGTGCACACTAGAGATCGTTACCAGGCGCTTAAAAGATTATCTGATGCAAATCCAGATATCTTTTCTGTAATTTTTTGTAGAACAAAAAGAGATACTCAAAAAGTTGCAGAGCAACTTATTGAAGATGGTTACAATGCAGGAGCTTTACACGGTGACTTAAGTCAAAATCAACGTGACTTAGTAATGAAAAGCTTTAGAAACAGGCAAATCCAAATGCTTGTAGCTACAGATGTAGCGGCTCGTGGTATTGATGTAGATGATATTACACACGTTGTAAATTATCAGTTACCTGATGAGATAGAAACATATACACACAGATCTGGACGTACAGGCCGTGCTGGTAAAACTGGTACTTCACTTGTGATTGTGACTAAGAGTGAAATGCGTAAAATCAAACAGCTTGAGAAAATCTTAGGTAAAAAGTTTGAGCAAAAAACCATTCCTGATGGAAAAGAGATCACACAAGTACAATTATTTCACTTAGCAAATAGCATTCATAAAACAGAGATCAATCATGAGATTGATGCCTACTTACCAGAAATAGAAGAAGTTCTAAAAGATAATACAAAAGAAGAGCTTATAAAAAAGGTATTCTCTGTAGAGTTTACACGCTTCTTTAACTATTATAAAAAAGCAAAAGATCTGAACCAAAACGCTGTAGGTGCTGCAAAGGAACAGTCTGGTGACTCAACCCGCTACTTTATAAATATAGGTCGTAAGGATGACTTTGACTGGATGAAATTAAAGGACTTCCTTAAGGAAATGACGGGTCTTGGTCAAGATGGCATTTACCGTGTAGATTGTAAAGATGCTTTTTCATTTTTTAATACAGATACAGAGCATAAAGACAAAGTTTTATCATTATTTGAAAATTACCAGCTAGATGGTAGACGTGTAAGTGTTGAGGAAACTCAAGGCGGTGGCGGTGGCGGTGGTAATCGCAAACGTAGCAGCGGAGGCCGAAGCGGAGATAGAAAACGCCGCGGATCTTCAGACAGTTTTAGAAGCTCTAGAGGTGGTAGTGATAAAAAACGTAGTGGGGGTCGTCGTAGTGATGGTGATCGTGATCGCAAGTCGAACTATGGAGATGATAAAGGTCGCTCGAGAAGTAGATCAGAAAGACAACCCGCTAGCTCTGAACGTAGGTCTCCAGGACGTACTCCAGATAGCGCATCGGCAAATAAAAGCCCATTTTCAGGTAAAAGACGTCGTCGTAGTTAG
- the priA gene encoding primosomal protein N' has protein sequence MSYFIDVILPIPVENTFTYLVSEREYGFIALGMRVAVPFGKTKIYASIVKSKHTQVPTIYEAKEIFQILDDRPIVTPEQLKLWSWMASYYMCSEGEVMRAALPKAFMLESETVIKLHSDRIEPNELTLKDDEFLIYEALQHQSELKVHEVMDILDKKKVLPSIQRLIDKGVIEMQEEIYEKYAPKIVKFITLSPQFESESTLNELLNTLSSAPKQREMVLTFFSLKAKKNKPISSKDLQNESGATAAQLKALIKKGVFKTYEMRQDRIGFDGETSKTQVLNSYQKVSYASIEKHLDEKEVVLLHGVTASGKTEIYVQLIEKMLSSGNQILYLLPEIALTTQLITRLQTYFGEKVAVFHSKYSVNERVEVWNNVLQKLDKAQIVIGARSALLLPFRDLGFIVVDEEHESSFKQYDPAPRYHARDCAIVLASIFKAKVLLGSATPSLETMHNAQIGKYGYVSLKQRHGNILMPEINLVDIKEKSRKREMTGHFSDTLLKAIAGALDLGEQVILFQNRRGFSPILECTTCGHAPQCPNCDVSLTYHKYRSQLRCHYCGYNIALQQKCMACGGSELTTKGFGTEQIEAELKNLFPDKVISRMDSDTTRGKYGFEKLITAFEQEQIDILVGTQMLTKGLDFRNVSLVGIMNADSMLNFPDFRAHERSYQLIAQVAGRAGRTQKQGKVLVQTYNPYHQILQQVSLNKFDAMYEEQLEERRTFKYSPFYRLIRITLRHRDYEKIETSSVWLVSVLKQSLGEKSVLGPETPSIARIRNQYRRNILIKIPQGQNLVQTKKVIKRVESSFNAIPQYRSVRLVIDVDCY, from the coding sequence ATGTCATATTTTATAGATGTTATTCTTCCTATCCCTGTAGAAAATACTTTTACTTATCTCGTTTCTGAGAGAGAGTATGGATTCATTGCGCTTGGGATGCGAGTGGCAGTACCCTTTGGTAAAACTAAAATATATGCTTCCATAGTAAAATCTAAACATACACAGGTTCCTACAATTTACGAAGCAAAAGAGATTTTCCAAATATTGGATGATCGCCCCATTGTGACCCCTGAACAGCTTAAACTATGGTCATGGATGGCATCCTATTATATGTGTTCAGAAGGAGAGGTAATGCGAGCCGCTCTTCCAAAGGCTTTTATGTTAGAGAGTGAGACTGTTATTAAACTTCACTCAGATAGAATAGAACCGAATGAACTCACATTAAAAGACGACGAATTTCTTATTTATGAAGCACTCCAGCATCAGTCTGAACTTAAAGTGCATGAGGTAATGGATATTCTAGATAAGAAAAAGGTATTGCCCTCTATCCAGCGGCTTATTGATAAAGGTGTCATAGAGATGCAAGAGGAGATTTATGAAAAGTACGCGCCTAAAATTGTAAAATTTATCACCTTATCTCCGCAATTTGAGAGTGAAAGCACCCTCAACGAATTACTTAACACTCTTTCAAGTGCGCCAAAACAACGAGAAATGGTGCTCACTTTTTTTTCGCTTAAAGCGAAAAAAAATAAACCTATATCTTCAAAAGATTTACAAAATGAATCTGGTGCTACCGCTGCTCAACTTAAAGCACTCATTAAAAAGGGTGTTTTCAAAACGTATGAAATGCGGCAAGATCGTATAGGATTTGATGGAGAAACTTCAAAAACTCAAGTTTTAAACTCCTATCAAAAAGTATCTTACGCAAGTATTGAAAAACACTTAGATGAGAAAGAAGTGGTTTTATTACATGGGGTGACTGCCTCAGGAAAGACAGAGATTTATGTGCAGCTTATTGAAAAAATGCTATCCTCTGGAAATCAAATTTTATATTTACTTCCAGAAATAGCGCTCACTACACAACTCATAACGAGGCTTCAAACTTATTTTGGTGAAAAAGTTGCGGTATTTCATTCTAAGTATTCCGTGAATGAACGAGTGGAGGTTTGGAATAATGTACTTCAAAAACTAGACAAAGCTCAGATAGTAATTGGTGCCCGTTCTGCACTGTTGTTACCATTTCGCGATCTAGGATTTATTGTTGTAGATGAAGAGCACGAAAGTAGCTTTAAACAATATGATCCTGCACCGAGATATCATGCTAGAGATTGTGCAATTGTACTTGCTTCAATATTTAAGGCAAAAGTACTGCTAGGATCTGCTACACCGTCTTTAGAAACAATGCATAATGCCCAGATAGGAAAATATGGATATGTTAGTCTAAAACAACGACACGGCAATATCCTTATGCCTGAGATAAATTTAGTAGATATTAAAGAGAAATCTCGGAAGAGAGAAATGACAGGGCATTTTTCTGATACATTATTAAAAGCCATTGCTGGAGCCCTAGATTTAGGGGAACAAGTGATTCTTTTTCAAAACAGAAGAGGCTTTTCTCCTATATTAGAATGTACCACTTGCGGTCATGCACCGCAATGCCCTAATTGTGATGTAAGCCTTACCTATCACAAATACAGATCGCAATTAAGATGTCATTATTGTGGTTATAATATTGCGCTTCAACAAAAATGCATGGCTTGTGGCGGCTCAGAGCTTACCACAAAGGGATTTGGTACAGAGCAAATAGAAGCAGAGCTTAAGAATCTTTTTCCAGATAAAGTGATTTCTCGAATGGATTCAGATACGACGCGAGGAAAGTATGGGTTTGAAAAATTAATCACTGCTTTTGAGCAAGAACAAATTGATATCCTTGTGGGAACACAAATGCTTACAAAAGGATTAGATTTTAGAAATGTAAGTCTTGTGGGTATTATGAATGCAGATAGTATGCTTAATTTTCCGGACTTCAGGGCGCATGAGCGAAGTTATCAACTTATCGCACAAGTAGCGGGCAGGGCAGGGCGTACCCAAAAGCAAGGAAAGGTTTTAGTGCAAACATATAATCCTTATCATCAAATTTTACAACAGGTATCCTTAAATAAGTTTGATGCCATGTATGAAGAGCAATTAGAAGAGCGCCGTACTTTTAAATACTCACCTTTTTATAGATTAATTCGAATTACGTTACGACACAGAGATTATGAAAAAATTGAAACCTCTAGCGTTTGGTTGGTAAGTGTTCTGAAACAATCTTTAGGTGAAAAATCTGTCTTAGGACCTGAAACTCCTTCAATTGCTAGGATTAGAAATCAATACAGACGAAATATTTTGATCAAAATACCGCAAGGCCAAAATTTAGTGCAAACAAAGAAAGTTATCAAACGGGTGGAGTCGAGTTTTAATGCCATTCCTCAATATAGAAGTGTTAGATTAGTAATAGACGTAGACTGCTATTAG
- a CDS encoding YqaA family protein yields MAHSNSKKKNRLQLLHQYYSYTGFYTFLKDALKKALPPILLVVASIVCIHYFVIDLNVALQYVIDNYSNFLVLSLFFVSESILGIIPPELFIAWSDKTDSPILYLSLIAILSYAGGIVSYFTGRASLKITSIHDYLEVRMKKHLKNARKWGGFLIIVGALLPLPFAVASLAAGMIRFEFKYYLLFGLARFVRFAIYGAAIFSLVS; encoded by the coding sequence ATGGCGCATTCAAATTCAAAGAAGAAAAACAGATTACAATTACTACATCAGTATTATAGCTATACAGGTTTTTATACTTTCCTGAAGGATGCTTTAAAAAAAGCACTCCCTCCTATTCTTCTAGTTGTTGCTAGTATTGTTTGTATTCATTATTTTGTTATTGATCTCAATGTTGCGCTTCAATATGTGATTGATAATTATTCTAATTTTCTAGTACTTAGTTTATTCTTTGTTTCAGAATCTATACTTGGAATCATTCCTCCAGAACTCTTTATCGCATGGAGCGATAAAACAGATTCTCCCATTTTATATTTATCACTCATTGCTATTTTATCATATGCAGGGGGTATCGTTTCTTACTTTACCGGAAGGGCTTCACTTAAAATTACCTCTATTCACGATTATTTAGAAGTAAGAATGAAAAAGCACCTTAAAAACGCACGCAAATGGGGTGGTTTTTTAATTATTGTGGGTGCATTACTTCCATTACCATTTGCTGTTGCAAGCCTTGCAGCAGGAATGATCAGATTTGAATTTAAGTATTACCTTCTCTTTGGACTAGCTCGATTTGTAAGATTTGCCATATACGGAGCTGCCATTTTTAGTTTAGTATCGTAA
- a CDS encoding chalcone isomerase family protein — MKKYFIALLAICSLTFSNAQTVVGDATLPNTMKVEGTNLILNGAGMREKIIFDLYAGGLYLTKKNKNATAIINADETMAMKLEIISGMVSSKKMVSAVDDGFDASMNGNTKSLNSEIEKFKSFFSDKIVKTNVFDIVYIKGKGTYVYKGGNKIGMIEGLAFKKALFGIWLGNDPADDDLKEGMLGL; from the coding sequence ATGAAAAAGTATTTTATTGCACTCCTTGCTATATGTAGCCTAACATTTTCAAACGCACAAACAGTTGTGGGTGACGCAACATTGCCTAATACAATGAAAGTAGAGGGGACTAACCTTATTTTGAATGGAGCAGGAATGCGAGAGAAAATTATTTTTGACCTGTATGCTGGAGGATTATATCTAACTAAGAAAAATAAAAATGCAACAGCTATTATCAATGCAGATGAGACAATGGCTATGAAGTTAGAAATTATTTCAGGAATGGTTTCTAGTAAGAAAATGGTAAGCGCAGTGGATGACGGTTTTGATGCATCTATGAATGGAAATACAAAATCACTCAATTCTGAAATTGAGAAGTTTAAAAGTTTCTTCAGTGATAAAATTGTAAAAACGAATGTTTTTGACATCGTCTACATTAAAGGTAAAGGAACATATGTATACAAAGGAGGAAATAAAATAGGAATGATCGAAGGTTTAGCCTTTAAAAAAGCCCTCTTTGGTATTTGGTTAGGGAATGACCCTGCCGATGATGATTTAAAAGAAGGTATGTTAGGTTTATAA
- a CDS encoding non-canonical purine NTP diphosphatase, with the protein MKLVFATHNLNKLKEVQSLVGKDIELLSLTDIGCTEDILEDAATIEGNALLKANYVKDTYGYDCFADDTGLEVKSLNGAPGVFSARYAGEQKSATDNMNKLLIKLATHQDRTARFKTVIAFAKAGNKQTFTGICNGQISKEKIGDGGFGYDPIFLPDGYDATFAQMAMPLKSKISHRGKAMQKFLDFLSEH; encoded by the coding sequence ATGAAGCTTGTTTTTGCTACCCATAATCTCAATAAACTTAAAGAAGTGCAATCCTTAGTTGGGAAAGATATTGAGTTACTTAGTCTTACAGATATAGGTTGTACAGAAGACATTCTAGAAGATGCAGCTACTATAGAAGGCAACGCATTATTAAAAGCTAACTATGTAAAAGATACGTATGGTTATGATTGTTTTGCAGACGATACGGGGCTGGAAGTAAAATCACTTAATGGAGCGCCAGGTGTCTTTTCTGCCCGTTATGCAGGCGAGCAGAAAAGCGCCACAGACAACATGAACAAACTTTTAATAAAGTTAGCTACACACCAAGATAGAACTGCACGGTTTAAAACGGTTATCGCTTTCGCGAAAGCGGGAAATAAACAAACATTTACTGGTATTTGCAACGGTCAGATCTCTAAAGAAAAAATAGGTGATGGCGGTTTTGGGTACGACCCTATATTCCTTCCAGATGGTTATGATGCTACTTTTGCACAAATGGCAATGCCTCTTAAAAGTAAAATAAGCCATAGAGGAAAAGCAATGCAGAAGTTTCTAGACTTCTTATCAGAACATTAA
- a CDS encoding carboxypeptidase-like regulatory domain-containing protein, translating to MNKLILSLVFLCVSVLTIAQTRVNTVAADTTSSKKMNGFISGQVLSSSSDIPLQNVNILNLSNFKGATTTTTGKFEIRAAVNDTLYFSYLGYKSLKVRVSQDWITYGDVKVKMTEVGIALEEVVVKEIELTGYLEIDAKRIPIYTNQRYSISGLNSGYEIGGSKPSAISKVLSSIFNPADFLYNIFSRKKGQLRKLRQMKEDDKVRTLLERKFDRETLSALLQIERVDIDAILKNCSYSEKFIMTANDLQILDAISECYEEYRVLQQD from the coding sequence ATGAATAAACTTATACTAAGCCTCGTTTTTTTATGTGTTTCTGTTCTAACAATTGCACAAACCCGAGTAAATACTGTAGCAGCAGACACTACTAGCAGCAAAAAAATGAACGGATTTATTTCTGGACAAGTGTTAAGTAGCAGCTCAGATATTCCTTTACAAAATGTAAATATTCTCAATCTTTCAAACTTTAAGGGAGCAACCACCACTACTACTGGAAAATTTGAAATCAGGGCTGCCGTAAATGATACACTCTATTTTTCGTATTTAGGCTATAAATCCCTCAAAGTTAGAGTGAGTCAAGATTGGATTACCTACGGAGATGTCAAAGTTAAGATGACAGAAGTAGGTATTGCTCTTGAAGAAGTTGTCGTAAAAGAAATAGAGCTCACGGGATACCTTGAGATTGATGCAAAGCGTATTCCTATTTATACAAACCAGCGTTACAGTATCTCAGGTCTCAACTCTGGTTATGAAATAGGAGGCAGCAAACCTAGTGCGATATCTAAGGTGCTGAGTTCCATATTTAATCCCGCAGATTTTTTATATAATATATTTAGTAGAAAAAAAGGTCAACTGCGTAAGCTTCGTCAGATGAAAGAAGATGATAAAGTAAGAACCCTTTTAGAACGTAAATTTGACAGAGAAACCCTTAGTGCTTTACTACAGATAGAACGGGTAGATATTGATGCTATACTAAAGAATTGTAGCTACTCAGAAAAGTTTATAATGACTGCAAATGATCTTCAAATTCTAGACGCAATCAGTGAGTGTTATGAGGAGTATAGAGTCTTACAGCAAGATTAA
- the nadC gene encoding carboxylating nicotinate-nucleotide diphosphorylase — MITEEQFQKEIDGIIANAIREDVGDGDHSSLACIPASATGRAKLLVKDDGILAGCAFAKAVFSYVDPELQVEDVLSDGDAVKYGDIAFYVSGSSQSILKAERLVLNAMQRMSAIATKTKFFVDLLEGTTTKILDTRKTTPGIRALEKWAVKIGGGENHRFALYDMIMLKDNHIDFAGGVTKAILKTIDYLKKENRALKIIVEARSLEEIEEILENHQHVYRILIDNFNYEDTRKAVELIGDKCLTESSGGINEKTIRAYALCGVDYISSGALTHSVYNLDLSLKAI; from the coding sequence ATGATTACAGAAGAGCAGTTTCAAAAAGAGATAGATGGAATAATAGCAAACGCTATCAGGGAGGATGTAGGAGATGGAGATCATAGTAGCCTTGCTTGCATTCCAGCAAGTGCTACCGGACGTGCAAAGTTGCTCGTAAAAGATGATGGGATTCTTGCAGGTTGCGCTTTCGCGAAAGCGGTATTCTCGTATGTAGACCCAGAGCTTCAGGTAGAAGATGTATTGTCAGACGGTGACGCAGTAAAATATGGTGATATTGCATTTTACGTATCAGGTTCTAGTCAGAGTATTTTAAAAGCGGAAAGATTAGTTCTCAATGCGATGCAGCGTATGAGTGCGATCGCTACAAAAACGAAATTCTTTGTTGATCTATTAGAGGGCACTACTACAAAAATATTAGACACTCGTAAGACAACACCAGGCATACGTGCACTCGAAAAATGGGCTGTAAAAATAGGAGGTGGTGAGAATCATCGATTTGCTTTGTATGATATGATTATGCTTAAAGATAATCACATTGACTTTGCTGGAGGAGTAACCAAAGCCATATTAAAAACTATAGACTATCTTAAAAAAGAAAATCGTGCACTTAAAATTATAGTAGAGGCACGAAGTCTAGAAGAGATTGAAGAAATCCTTGAAAATCATCAACATGTGTACCGTATTCTTATAGATAATTTTAATTACGAAGATACTAGGAAGGCTGTTGAGTTAATAGGTGATAAATGCCTAACAGAATCTTCTGGAGGTATTAATGAAAAAACGATACGAGCGTACGCCCTCTGTGGGGTAGATTATATATCAAGTGGCGCACTTACACATTCTGTTTACAATCTAGATTTGAGTCTTAAAGCCATTTAA
- a CDS encoding DUF2147 domain-containing protein: MKRTILILGMLLLAISLQAQRGTIYGKWTTIDDETGQAKSTVDIYQKNGKVFGKIVEITNPVKRKMICDLCQGEEKGEPVLGLDIIKNLQKDGRYYEGGTIFDPVKGKEYRAKIWLDPKDPGVLNVRGYVAFLYRTQEWIRLD, encoded by the coding sequence ATGAAAAGAACAATACTTATACTCGGAATGTTACTACTGGCAATTTCGCTCCAAGCACAGCGTGGAACGATTTACGGTAAGTGGACAACAATTGATGATGAAACTGGACAGGCAAAATCTACTGTAGATATTTACCAAAAAAACGGTAAGGTTTTCGGTAAAATTGTAGAAATTACAAATCCTGTAAAAAGAAAAATGATTTGTGATTTGTGTCAAGGTGAAGAAAAAGGTGAACCAGTCTTAGGTCTTGATATCATTAAAAATTTACAAAAAGATGGTCGCTATTACGAAGGGGGTACTATTTTTGACCCTGTAAAAGGGAAGGAATATAGAGCAAAAATTTGGCTTGACCCTAAAGATCCTGGAGTTTTAAATGTAAGAGGATATGTTGCATTTTTATACAGAACTCAAGAGTGGATAAGATTAGATTAA
- a CDS encoding YihY/virulence factor BrkB family protein: MSKGKTLDEKLMRIKPYVWCVAFLNKIVVPGFEGMTLLDIIRAYFAGILQGALGSRASSIAYSFFMAIFPALVFMLNLVPYVPVEGFNIKFMAFIYELIPAQSLDFFKPIIKDISENERAGLLSFAGVLAVFLTANGVNAIFSGFEGSHYNEINRNFFRQYAIALVTSVILALLLVTTLSVLIYFEYVLHSLRDRDFMSDDTDIALLSIGKTIFLVIMIYNIVATLYYFGTKEGRKSRFFSPGALMTTVLFLVTTYLFGIYIDNFSTYNELYGSIGALLIMMLYIWLNSNLILLGFELNATLQKLRILHKTQE, from the coding sequence ATGTCAAAAGGAAAGACGCTTGACGAAAAGCTTATGCGCATCAAACCCTATGTTTGGTGTGTTGCCTTCTTAAATAAGATTGTCGTTCCTGGATTTGAAGGAATGACGCTACTTGATATTATCCGTGCGTACTTTGCAGGAATTTTACAAGGTGCATTAGGTTCTAGAGCAAGTTCGATAGCGTACAGTTTTTTTATGGCAATTTTTCCCGCACTTGTCTTTATGCTCAACTTGGTACCCTATGTACCAGTAGAAGGCTTTAATATAAAGTTTATGGCTTTTATCTATGAGCTTATTCCTGCACAATCACTTGATTTTTTTAAACCCATTATAAAGGATATTTCAGAAAACGAAAGGGCGGGATTATTATCATTTGCGGGAGTTCTAGCAGTATTTTTAACAGCTAATGGTGTCAATGCAATTTTTAGTGGTTTTGAAGGGTCGCACTATAATGAAATAAATCGTAATTTCTTCAGGCAGTATGCAATCGCTTTAGTGACCTCTGTAATCTTGGCATTGTTGTTGGTTACTACCTTATCAGTTCTAATATATTTTGAGTATGTGCTTCATTCTCTAAGAGATAGAGACTTTATGAGTGATGATACAGATATTGCTTTGTTGAGTATAGGAAAAACGATTTTTTTGGTAATAATGATTTATAATATCGTAGCGACCTTATATTATTTTGGAACGAAAGAAGGTAGAAAAAGCCGATTCTTTTCACCTGGAGCACTCATGACCACGGTGTTATTTTTAGTAACTACTTATTTATTTGGTATTTACATTGATAACTTTAGCACATATAATGAATTGTATGGTTCCATAGGTGCATTATTAATTATGATGCTCTATATTTGGTTAAACTCTAATCTAATCCTTTTAGGATTTGAGCTTAATGCGACTTTACAGAAATTAAGAATTTTACACAAAACCCAAGAATAA
- a CDS encoding TrmH family RNA methyltransferase translates to MNQQLLDHLQEFLTPRRKMLFDRVIPMRTRHITVAVEDVYQLHNTSAVIRSCESFGIQDVHVIEEVNSKRIDREIAMGAQKWVDVHRHTSTKNCIHNLREQGYKIAATTPHKKAQTLQDFSVNQKTAIFFGRETEGLSDLVLDEADDFIYIPMVGFTESLNISVSAAITLQHLMDDLRKSKINWRLSPTAQFELKLEWTRKMIKDIEHIEARYLNTLENK, encoded by the coding sequence ATGAACCAACAATTACTTGACCACTTACAGGAGTTTCTGACCCCTAGAAGAAAAATGCTTTTTGATCGTGTCATCCCCATGCGTACGAGACATATTACAGTTGCTGTAGAAGACGTGTATCAATTACATAACACCAGCGCAGTGATTCGCAGCTGTGAGTCGTTTGGGATACAAGACGTACATGTTATAGAAGAGGTAAATTCTAAACGTATAGACCGTGAGATCGCTATGGGTGCTCAAAAATGGGTAGATGTTCATAGACATACGAGCACTAAAAATTGTATTCATAATTTACGTGAACAAGGGTACAAAATAGCGGCAACGACACCTCACAAAAAAGCACAAACACTGCAAGATTTTTCTGTAAACCAGAAAACTGCAATCTTTTTTGGAAGAGAAACAGAAGGACTTAGTGATTTAGTGCTAGACGAAGCAGATGATTTTATATACATCCCTATGGTAGGATTTACCGAAAGTTTAAATATTTCAGTCTCTGCTGCGATAACCCTTCAGCATTTGATGGATGATCTGAGGAAGTCTAAAATAAATTGGCGATTATCACCGACAGCGCAATTTGAGCTAAAATTAGAATGGACACGTAAAATGATTAAGGATATAGAACATATTGAAGCTAGGTATTTAAATACTTTAGAAAACAAATAA